Proteins from a genomic interval of Dama dama isolate Ldn47 chromosome 1, ASM3311817v1, whole genome shotgun sequence:
- the LOC133064508 gene encoding cytochrome c oxidase assembly factor 5-like, giving the protein MSRYYEDKPEGCACAGVKEDLGVCLLQSDCLLKEGKSPRQCLEAGNCEALKSSFFECKRSMLDARSRFRGRTDIDTMLKPS; this is encoded by the coding sequence ATGTCCCGGTATTACGAGGACAAGCCGGAGGGCTGCGCCTGCGCGGGCGTGAAGGAGGATCTGGGCGTGTGTCTGCTGCAGTCTGATTGCCTGCTCAAAGAAGGAAAATCCCCTCGGCAGTGTCTGGAGGCAGGCAACTGCGAAGCTTTGAAATCCTCATTTTTTGAGTGTAAGAGATCAATGCTGGATGCCAGGTCAAGATTCAGGGGAAGAACGGATATTGATACTATGTTGAAACCAAGCTGA